In Notamacropus eugenii isolate mMacEug1 chromosome 1, mMacEug1.pri_v2, whole genome shotgun sequence, one genomic interval encodes:
- the PRADC1 gene encoding protease-associated domain-containing protein 1 produces MVRGVAGWGCFWLWCSACVLAHGLRIHEYLYFQVLSPGDIRYIFTVTPAKDFGGVFHTRYEQIQLVPADPPEACGPLNNGFFIQDQIALVERGGCSFLSKTRVVQEHGGRAVIISDNAADNDSFYVEMIQDSSRRTADIPALFLLGRDGYMIRRSLEQHGLPWAIISIPVNVTSIPTFELLQPPWTFW; encoded by the exons ATGGTCCGGGGCGTCGCGGGCTGGGGCTGCTTCTGGCTGTGGTGCTCCGCGTGCGTGCTGGCCCACG GTTTGCGCATCCATGAGTATCTGTATTTCCAAGTGCTGAGCCCAGGGGACATTCGCTACATCTTCACTGTCACTCCTGCCAAGGATTTTGGGGGTGTCTTC CATACCAGATACGAGCAGATCCAGCTTGTCCCAGCTGATCCCCCGGAGGCCTGTGGACCACTCAACAACGGGTTTTTCATCCAGGACCAGATTGCCTTGGTGGAACGGGG GGGCTGCTCCTTCCTGTCCAAGACGAGGGTGGTTCAGGAACACGGGGGTCGAGCAGTGATCATCTCTGACAATGCAGCTGACAATGACAGCTTTTACGTGGAGATGATCCAGGACAGCAGCCGCCGAACTGCAGACATCCCGGCTCTCTTCCTGCTTGGCAGAGATGG ctacaTGATCAGACGCTCTCTCGAACAGCATGGTCTGCCCTGGGCCATCATCTCCATCCCTGTCAACGTCACCAGCATCCCCACCTTTGAACTGTTGCAGCCACCTTGGACTTTTTGGTAG